tgtgATTTGAGAATTCAACACTCCAGGAAGTATAGGAAACATACCCTAATAGTACTAGTGTTATTTTGCCTCTATTTTGGTTGTTCCtcaaatattgaatattgTCAGCTTGGTGTTAATGAAGTTGGTATAACTTTGAGATGGTTACAGCTGGAAAAGtggtcattttcttttaactcgATTTCATGTCTCTCAGTGATCCAATTCAACTGAAATCTAAAGCACTAAATGTTTGGAATACTCGTACCCATTTGTTTCTTGTTGCCTGTGTTCTCAACAAGATCCAtatatctttcattttatacAGGAGGTGGTGATAATGCACTGGGCATGTTCAAAGATAACAGCTTCAGCAAATATTGCTGATGCCACCCTTCTTGAAGTTCTACTTGATAAggttttatatttgtcaaatatcCATTATTGAGATTCTGTTCAAAAGTATCGTGCAATGGCCACTGAAATGAACACTTGTTAAATCCAGCTGAAGTTGTGTAAAGGTATATCATACGCTGCAGTCGCTGGCCATGCAGATAAAATTGGTCGCAGGAAATTAGCTGCTATGCTTGTTGATCATGAACCACGATCCTCCAAAcaggtttttattttttttatctcatttCTTGTTCTTGGTTTCTTTTATGTTTGGGCATAAGAAGCAAGCATTTAAATCAAGAGAAGTATAAGAATGTACAGCAGTAGAAACAAGGACTAGCCATCCAAAATATCCCTACAGCCATTTACCAACCAAACTAGATAGTGCTTCCCCATCTTCCCTTGAGTGTATTCAGTACTAGAGGTTCaggattttttaaatagacaCGATTGGTTTCCTTCCACTTTCCATTGTTGTTGAGATATTATTATATGCACTGAAtgtatattgataaatttttgtaGCACTGAGGAACTGTAgatgaaagagaaataaatcACTTTTGTAAacttgttctcttttttttgtgtCCATTTAGGTGCCTCTCCTGTTAAGCATAGGAGAAGAAGACACGGCATTAATCAAAGCAACTGAAAGTGGCGATACCGATCTTGTTTATCTTGTTCTTTTTCATATCTGGCAAAAGGtagtttttcaataatatctAATAGATACACAGCTTCTTATCATGTGTCTGCATATTGAGTGAGGGGATGTACATAAACAAGAAGCAGTAAgtgatataaattttgattagcATTCATAATTCGCTTTGATGCAGAGGCAACCATTGGAATTTTTTGGAATGATACAAGCCAGAACTCAGGCTCGGGACTTATTCATTACTTATGCTCGGTATGTTTTAGTCCTACCAATGACAAATTTGATACCAAAAACGTAGTGCTTTATTTTCAGACTAACAGATACTTCATTTGTCATGGAGAGCAATTATGCTTCTATTTAATCTGAGTATGTTTCTCTTTGCTTTTATCCTATCTTTTAGATAGTGGATTTATCATCCTTCACAATTGCctatacttctttttttatgaaacTCTATCTTCCATtatgaaaacagaaaataaaataaaaaattgatgagGTCTGCAAATCTTTGATCCATTTCTCTTCCTCATATACTAACATTAAACTGTCATTTCTTAACAATTACATCATATTTGGGGAGTTTGGAAACAACAACAGCAACATTGTAAGTGAATTTGGTCTGGATTCCTACGGTTAGACCAACAAGAACCAACCAATGTTATATGAAGTTATGAACTGCTtacaaattgttattaatagCTTATGTAAGCTTGCAATTGAGATATCAATTCTCTTCCTCATATTCCAACGCTAAACTGTCATTTCTTAATGAAAGTTGTTtgtatcaaagaaaaatatataccaTTTCTCCTCCTCGTTTGCTTACAGCCTGACTATAATCATTATGAACATCATACACAAGATCTGCCAatctttttgtgtttgtttagTTGGCTGTTGCTTATAAATGGAATGGTTTAATGGGGGTATAGGCACATGACTTCATCTCTTGTTTGATTCTTGAGCTCGTTTCTTGGTTTAAAATCCATTTCTATATGACACGTCCTTTCTATTTGCTTAACTGATTATGTTACTTCCTTCAGGTGCTATAAGCATGAATTTCTGAAGGACTTTTTCCTATCAACTGGACAGCTTAATGTATGTTTACGTTCTCAATATTTGGTtgcatctttctttttcacacATCTCACGGGttgtttcttttacatttatttgaaaatgtcccGTTGTGTGTTGTGGGATTGTATCTTCAGCATGCATTGAAAGAGTTCCTCCTCCCCCGAACCCCAATTGCAGACCTTGAAATCCTAAGCACTCCCTTCCTCTTAACTGGTGTTTTTTATCTATAAATTGGGTATTCAAGCATTGGACCaccttttcattcttttcattcGCTACCACCTCCTCGTTCCAGTTGTGACCTGAGGCTTTTGGTCATTGGTTTGGACTTGGGTTGATGTCATCTGCGTGAATTGCATTGCACTCAGCATATCAGTTTAATGAGACAAAAAGtatcttattttctttatagaCCAAAAAGTGTGCCGACAGAATTATCTTTTAGGATGTTATCAGCCACGTTGATCCCTTCAGGATTACTAAACCAAGgaccaaaatagaaaacaCCTTTAGTACTGAGTTGTGAGATGAATGAAAAGGGACTCGGTGGAAAATTCCCGAGTCTTTTATGAATCCAAAATCTCCCACTCTCATTCtggtttatcttttttctttaacatctCAAGATGCACCTTTGATCACATAAGATAGTTGAAGGTCATCCATAAGTTTTCGTTACCTAATCTTTCTGGGAGCAATATTCCAATCTCCATTCTCCTTTTATCTATCTGGTTAGACCTATGCTCATGAATCATGAtacaatttttgtatttctacaGGAGGTAGCTTTTCTTCTGTGGAAAGAGTCGTGGGAGCTAGGGAAAAATCCAATGGCTAGCAAGGGATCTCCACTCCATAGTCCACGCACAAAACTTATTGAAAAGGCCCACAGTCTTTTCGCAGAGACCAAGGAACACATTTTTGAGTCTAAAGCTGCTGAAGAGCATGCAAAATTGTTGAAGTCAGTGCAAATTTagtcattttgtttgtttgtgaatatttttttttcttaaattgggGGAAGATAAACGGTACTGAATCATTCTCTAATATCTGTCCACAGAATACAACATGACCTGGAGGTGAGTACAAAGCAGGCCATTTTTGTTGATTCAAGCATCAACGATACAATTCGAACATGTATTGTGTTGGGAAATCATCGAGCTGcactaaaagttaaaacagaATTTAAggtgtgttaatttctttacTATTGCCttgagttatttaaaaaaaatgatggaaagaGACATTGTAGTAGCAAGAAGCGGTTCTCATCCTTCCTGGAAATCTTAGATAATTCCTGTGTCTTCctattcattttgatttttgtaaatCCCTACTCTAATTTTAATGTTATACCCCAGGTTTCTGAGAAAAGATGGTATTGGCTTAAAGTTTTTGCTTTGGCTACCACAAGAGATTGGGTTGCACTGGAGACATTCTCAAAGGAGAAAAGACCACCAATAGGTAAATTTCCTATTATTGGAGTATTAACTTTTCTGCATTCATAGAGAAAATCACCAATTGGGAAACTACTTTTTCATTAGGGTTTAATAGGAAAATTACTTTTTCCTATCAATATGTGACACTCATTCCATGCTATTCTCCTTGTTCTTccttgattttgaaaataagacgCAAACCTTTTCTGAGGTTGATTAAACGTCTTTTACTTTAATGagaaatgttgtagaaagaacTCAATCACAAAATAGACAGGTGCCGTCCCTTCTTGTTTTgttagattaaaaatattatattaccaaattttcatattgaaatattatagATGTAATGAAAGATTTTGTGACTGTCCCTCAATGAAAAGATTAGTTGATCTTTGTGTGGAGTGACACTTGAATCGCGTTTATTGCTGTTATTCATCATCATTTCAACATATGTTGGTTACGTTCTAGCTACTTGGCCTTAAGACATGATTTCATTTGTCACCTTTATTACCAACAACAGTAACTTCCTTAtaaaattttttcttttatttcaataattggAACAACATAAttagaattataataatattggaTTAgccttttattataatttctctctttctattgtttttcttttaacaggTTACAAGCCATTCGTGGAGGCTTGCGTTGAAGCAGATGAGAAGGCTGAAGCAGTGAAATATATTCCCAAACTTGCAGATCCACGAGAAAGAGCTGAGGtatgtatcatatttataacatTCTAACgcatgcttttttattttgtttttcttctttttttccttttaagaaTTAAACCACTGTGGGGGTGGAGCACTCAAACTTTTGGTCTCATCAAgtatttggttgatttttcttGGAAAATGGGGATTTTTCAATCTTGCGAAAGATAAGTCCCCCCCACCACTTGGTTTTCGGTTCTTGATCtttaaaaattgtgtttgttttctaaatacttCTCTCTAACATAGTTTTCACCTCTCCCAACTAAACATTTGTATTCTCAGCCAAACtttcagaaaaagaaagaaaaacagaacaGAACAGggcaaaacaaaataaaataaaaccggTTATCAAATGATAGATAATGAAACAAAGAAATCAACAAGGGGAAGTATTGTCTATAAGCgtaatttttaatcaaatctGGCTATCAATTGGGgcgtaaaattttaaaatcaattcgAGACAATCCCTTGGATGAGCTGTGTGTGAATTAAAAAACCCTGAGAGGAATCTCATTTTACAGGCTTATGCTCGGATTGGGATGGCAAAGGAAGCGGCGGATGCTGCCTCACAAGCAAAGGATGGAGAATTACTAGGTCGATTAAAATTAACGTTTGCACAAAACTCAGCAGCTTCATCAATTTTTGATACTCTTCGAGATCGGTTATCCTTCCCAGGGGTATCATAGTCTAATCAGACTCCACTTTCTTTCCTCTTTAATCATAAGTTGTTTCCCTCCTACCTATGCTATGCTCTGCCTgctgtttttttgtttgtaatacatatatgtatatgattGGAGTGTACATTACCTTGAAAATGCATCACTGAATTAGACCCTCGATTTCCTTCCTAAGCTTCTGCTgctgtttttttctcttttttttttttgtgtaatatttatttcaaattgatGTATATGGATTTATTtatgacaattttctttatagaGTGCGTTTGGTTAGTAACTTTGAAACAATAGAtttgattctaaaatatatCGCATCTCTTgtacctttttttctttttctttttccttttttaagtttttgagcTAACTACATTTGGTTATATACCAACTGCAATACTGCTGATTGATTCATTGAACTTTTTACATTgtaaattacaattttgattGACAATATTAAACATTATGTAATCATGATAAAATAGACATAAATCGTAATCTATCATATCGTAGATGaattgatattttgctatatttgaaaatagttttatttattattatgttatgATTTACCATGTAAAGTTCGGtaaacaaaataacattagtacaacaaaatttgtaaatcaCTGCTTTGCATGTAAATATGTAATGGATTATAAAGGGAATTGTTATGATAGGCGTAATGAGGCAGCTGATAAAAGAAGATTATTCCAACCGTAACAGCTACTGCAGAACATGAGAGAAACTTTGTATTGCAATTGCCATTGCATTACTCACTCCGTTTTCATAGTTCCATAAATTGAATCTTCATATTTACCACTCCACCTGGTTTcgaataaaaaacaaacaaacaaacttatCATATTCTTCATCAATATGGCTCACTAAAGTTGGCTGTTAGAAGCTGAGAATTCTGCATTGTAATTGGTACCAACCTCTGTTCGTCGTCTATGGGTACTTGGAGTTCCAAATCTTCCCCGTAAGGCTGAAATACTTCATTTAACCTATCGTCGTTAACCTTCTCGAGAGATGGTGGGTCCCACTGTATCcagtttaataatttttagttaAGAAGACAGAACGAAACAATTTGTGTATTTGTGTTGCACACAAAGATAGAGAAGAGAAAACCTTAGGAGCATTGTCTTTGTCGATGGTGAGAGCTCTAATACCCTTTGGTCAACAGGAAAAAGATTAGTTTAGAAGTGGCCACGTCTATTATGCTTGTGATTATCATCTTACGATTATATTGGCTATCAATGATCGTATTACCTCATAAACATCTCCAGAGATAAGGGTGCGTAGAATGTTCATTGTCAGCCTGAATTCCTTCTTCAAACATTCTTGCAGTGTTAGTAATCGACCTTTGCGTATCTGGAAATGGTGAAGTGAGAAATTAGCAGCAAACACACAAGAGAAGCTACTACAGCCATCACGGGTTggataaaagaaataacatggAGAGTTCACAATAGTAGAAGACAGCAGTTGAAAGTAAAAAGTTTCCAGAAATTTCCCATTTGATAATGCTAAGTTACAAATAAAACTGATAGTAAGCAAAGAATCTTCAAGTGAATGGAAATTTTGAAGTCTGTTCTGAAAATTAAGGAATGGAATAACGTTGTCAAGAAGAAGTGAATCATTTGCATTCGTGTGTAAGAGTTTGGATGTGGTACCGATTTTAGAGTTATTTTCAGTCCTGTAGGGGATGATCTCTTTAGTCCCTTCAGGACGGGAACTATCCAACCATTTCCTTCAACGCTTGCCTCGGCCTCctgaacaaaataaatgttCACAGATTTATAGAAGCCCAGATGCtcagagaaagagagaaaacagCAGGgtagggagagagagagagacttACAAAGGAGGTTATTATCTCTTCAACAGTTTCCTTTGAAAAGCACTTGTCAATCACGGATTTCCTGGAATATTCCCAGCAGTTAACTTCAGGTATTTGACTCATTATGATCTCAAATACATTAGATATTCAGTATGAAAAGGAAACTCTTCATCTAATTCCATTCACAACCTTTTCAAGACACTATCTTCATCCAGCTGAACttctaaagaaaaatcttCAATTGCAGATCGAACTGAATTTTCATCATGGGAGTTCAAACTAACCAAACGTGTCTCTAGTTCATCCAATTTCTGCAATAAACAGATGAAGGCTTCGTCTTTCACATATAGCATTTCAAATAGAACAATGCAGCAGAACTGAAGCAAACTCAAAGTGtgaaatcaaaactaaataaaactcGACTATA
This is a stretch of genomic DNA from Cucumis sativus cultivar 9930 chromosome 4, Cucumber_9930_V3, whole genome shotgun sequence. It encodes these proteins:
- the LOC101215537 gene encoding 3-hydroxyisobutyryl-CoA hydrolase-like protein 5 isoform X2 is translated as MRPFVFNVVLGEEVGNARLITFNRPRQLNVISSKVVSLLAGYLEKWEKDDEAKLIIFKGAGRAFSAGGDLRMFYEGRNKKDSCLEVVYRMYWLCYHVHTYKKIHVALVHGIAMGGGASFMVPMKFSVVTEKTVFATPEASIGFHTDCGFSYMFSRLPGYLGEFLALTGSRLNGKELVAVGFATHFVPSEKLDELETRLVSLNSHDENSVRSAIEDFSLEVQLDEDSVLKRKSVIDKCFSKETVEEIITSFEAEASVEGNGWIVPVLKGLKRSSPTGLKITLKSIRKGRLLTLQECLKKEFRLTMNILRTLISGDVYEGIRALTIDKDNAPKWDPPSLEKVNDDRLNEVFQPYGEDLELQVPIDDEQRWSGKYEDSIYGTMKTE
- the LOC101215537 gene encoding 3-hydroxyisobutyryl-CoA hydrolase-like protein 5 isoform X1, coding for MALEVVKPEEEVVLGEEVGNARLITFNRPRQLNVISSKVVSLLAGYLEKWEKDDEAKLIIFKGAGRAFSAGGDLRMFYEGRNKKDSCLEVVYRMYWLCYHVHTYKKIHVALVHGIAMGGGASFMVPMKFSVVTEKTVFATPEASIGFHTDCGFSYMFSRLPGYLGEFLALTGSRLNGKELVAVGFATHFVPSEKLDELETRLVSLNSHDENSVRSAIEDFSLEVQLDEDSVLKRKSVIDKCFSKETVEEIITSFEAEASVEGNGWIVPVLKGLKRSSPTGLKITLKSIRKGRLLTLQECLKKEFRLTMNILRTLISGDVYEGIRALTIDKDNAPKWDPPSLEKVNDDRLNEVFQPYGEDLELQVPIDDEQRWSGKYEDSIYGTMKTE